Proteins encoded within one genomic window of Solibaculum mannosilyticum:
- a CDS encoding N-acetylmuramoyl-L-alanine amidase, with product MKVKSRKTIACIMISLMLVATAVVWYQISPPAEDVSSAQVAQCKTIVLDPGHGGMDGGATGGGGSVEKDVNLAVALNLRDMLRMAGYQVVMTREEDISIHDSSANTVREKKVSDIHNRLKILEEHPDSFFVSIHQNKFPQSQYSGSQVFYSVNHPFSETLAQSIQQQLISQLQPDNNRVIKPMAKGAYLLEHAKTPAVVVECGFLSNWEEEAKLVTPEYQSKLAFAIFCGITQSKGLEGGDGAGSGAGFSEPSVSQEESQSPVTSTAQSVT from the coding sequence TTGAAGGTTAAATCAAGAAAGACAATTGCATGTATTATGATATCGCTTATGCTGGTGGCGACAGCGGTGGTGTGGTACCAAATATCACCTCCGGCTGAAGATGTCTCATCGGCCCAAGTGGCGCAGTGTAAAACCATCGTACTGGATCCAGGACACGGCGGTATGGATGGAGGAGCCACAGGCGGCGGAGGCAGCGTAGAAAAGGACGTTAATCTGGCGGTGGCTCTTAATCTTCGGGATATGCTGCGTATGGCGGGTTATCAGGTGGTTATGACGCGTGAGGAGGATATTTCTATTCACGATTCTTCTGCCAATACTGTACGGGAGAAAAAGGTATCCGATATCCATAATCGTCTCAAAATTCTGGAAGAGCATCCCGATAGTTTCTTTGTCAGCATCCATCAAAACAAATTTCCTCAAAGTCAGTACAGCGGCTCTCAGGTGTTTTATTCAGTCAACCATCCGTTTAGTGAGACATTGGCCCAGTCTATCCAGCAGCAATTGATTTCACAGCTCCAGCCGGATAACAACCGTGTTATTAAACCTATGGCCAAAGGCGCTTATCTGTTGGAGCATGCTAAAACACCGGCAGTGGTGGTGGAATGCGGATTCCTGTCCAATTGGGAGGAAGAAGCAAAACTGGTCACTCCGGAATATCAAAGCAAATTAGCGTTTGCCATTTTCTGCGGCATCACCCAGTCAAAAGGACTGGAGGGCGGCGATGGAGCTGGTTCAGGTGCCGGATTCTCGGAACCCAGTGTATCGCAGGAGGAGAGCCAATCTCCAGTGACATCGACAGCTCAATCGGTGACGTAA
- a CDS encoding cofactor-independent phosphoglycerate mutase, with translation MKYVVVLCDGMADYPVDQWGGQTPMTRANKPNMDSLAQQGAVGLVKTVPDGLAPGSDVANLSVMGYDPLKYYTGRSPLEAVSMGVELSPSDWALRCNLVTLSDADRYEDAVMRDYCAGDISSQEAAELIESIQKEMGGGIFDFHAGISYRHCLVWHEGIDPGKLTPPHDISGQVVGPYLNHSPESAPLLSMMKRSYEILKDHPVNQKRVAEGKRPANSIWLWGQGKKPQLPPFEDEFGLVGGVVSAVDLIKGIGYCAKMWVADVKGATGYIDTNFEGKAKAALDLLDDGCDLVYVHIEAPDECGHRGEADNKVRAIEMIDSRLLAPLLKGLEDYTNYRVMILPDHPTPLCTRTHASDPVPFLLYEKQAPVSSSVVQFSEQEAAETNLMVEHGSDLMRMFVSPDPLPQV, from the coding sequence ATGAAATATGTTGTGGTACTTTGTGACGGAATGGCCGATTATCCTGTGGATCAATGGGGCGGTCAAACGCCTATGACCCGCGCCAATAAACCTAATATGGATTCCCTCGCCCAACAGGGGGCTGTCGGCTTAGTCAAGACGGTGCCCGATGGTCTGGCTCCCGGCAGCGATGTGGCCAACCTTTCGGTGATGGGGTACGATCCTTTGAAATATTACACCGGCCGTTCTCCTCTGGAGGCGGTCAGTATGGGCGTTGAGCTCTCCCCTTCCGATTGGGCGCTCAGGTGTAATTTGGTCACTTTGTCGGATGCCGACCGGTATGAAGATGCTGTCATGCGGGATTACTGCGCCGGGGATATCTCCTCCCAGGAAGCTGCTGAACTTATCGAATCCATTCAAAAAGAAATGGGCGGGGGGATTTTTGACTTCCATGCCGGTATTAGTTACCGCCATTGTCTGGTGTGGCATGAAGGGATAGACCCTGGAAAGTTGACACCTCCTCACGATATTTCCGGTCAAGTGGTCGGCCCTTATCTCAACCACTCCCCGGAGTCTGCCCCTCTCCTCTCTATGATGAAACGCAGCTATGAGATCCTAAAAGATCATCCGGTCAATCAGAAGCGAGTGGCTGAAGGCAAGCGTCCGGCTAATTCCATCTGGCTGTGGGGGCAGGGGAAAAAGCCCCAGCTTCCCCCCTTTGAGGATGAATTTGGCCTTGTGGGAGGCGTTGTGTCGGCTGTGGATCTTATCAAAGGCATCGGCTACTGCGCCAAGATGTGGGTGGCAGATGTCAAAGGAGCTACGGGATACATCGATACCAACTTTGAAGGCAAAGCCAAAGCCGCTTTGGATTTACTGGATGATGGATGCGATTTAGTCTATGTCCATATCGAGGCCCCGGATGAATGTGGACATCGCGGTGAGGCCGACAATAAGGTGAGAGCGATTGAGATGATCGATTCCCGTCTGCTCGCTCCCCTGCTGAAAGGCTTAGAAGATTATACCAATTATCGTGTTATGATCCTTCCCGATCATCCCACGCCCCTCTGCACCAGAACGCATGCTTCTGATCCGGTTCCCTTCCTTCTTTATGAAAAGCAAGCACCGGTTTCCTCCAGTGTCGTGCAGTTTAGTGAGCAGGAGGCGGCTGAAACCAATCTTATGGTAGAACATGGTTCGGATCTTATGCGGATGTTTGTCAGTCCAGATCCATTGCCTCAAGTATAA
- a CDS encoding S8 family serine peptidase, with the protein MKRAISIVLSLALIAGISTSALAQPTKLETDPPSRAYAEGEAIVCVNGDISSLNARNRSLGFEVTPLMEISGDDTPVAYSNDINGSQEETLVLVKGNQDTESLIEDLEKLPTVEFAEPNYYVEMYASPEDPYYDYQWGIENKMETDKAVDANIAEAWDKTSSPTSEAPVVAVLDSGVDYNHPDLKNIMWDDGLKYPELTAMGGGTYGFNVCDGEDLRDDPMDTIVGHGTHCAGVIAAQWDNAEGGAGVSADAEIMAVKFLGGANGNLAGAIEGYAYIQAAKESGVNVVAINNSWGTSAYNGIQLQSIAKATEALGELGVVSCFAAGNSGTNNDLNTGSNLRSPYIITVGALESQGHNAPFSCYGERTVDVFAPGAQILAPTSSDTSISPYNEHTMPPQYLPQLMDEDQSYFYEDFEDGSSVALRVLDKDGQVVEDNQTSLTPGYIGGKGTQISLDGINEGEIFYIEMTFQKSDFVGLDTIDENTLVHFAFQASMGSSCLEQTMPLMYQDANGEWQILSTTQLVSGQYYPARLRMMDYNWNQSTQELKDASFLKNEGDTITLRLGGEMKNKEPGITFQLDNVGFGKEAIPYYYADGTSMATPMVSGIVALLSAQYDDAAEICARVKGGVNREDAIGLEDICVSGGFVDAAASFEDSQLVPVLNTLEMDGNKATLSGYFFGEEQGTILVGDKQAEVKSWSDNTITFAVPEGTSGLQEVLVTAQDGQYGRNFFEITDATKGYTDLSTPDFSYGDIYGYELTSSDIYPLSMAAAGGKILTLGIIVETNQLVMEVYDIESDTWSKASMPDDIQFGGGIDYPLYSMAGGLTKIYLNYSTATGQQKLGTYDTATGTWTSVNTTLGGTEALAVYQDQLLAIGGEVVDENLVLQETLKSVKVLDPSTGEIIGNLPDMPVGRSGARAFASGDTLVVYGGCDSVIYSMIGKETTEYSNTIVYDGTTWTNYEEDQFLSDENSAFDSEQTLYYAIGAVDGGIIATGPVQNLGQDNMVDTWNFDAATGTWSGSQDILYSQVKTTRNIGVSYDGRFYALGITGDFNQPQIFRSTAVNYTGPTKDPSSEQETLTLPVTYTYKGNVVAQEEVTLSEGSNTVTAAEDLAQKYGFTLQASEENEVTVQVTKDPETGVLKADVDAVNFNVIPTIDPTEYSFHVSYEDMDGNPVAGGGDMYFEDIGPFSNEDIPLPYGYQQVIPAHPGEDWLYPTSLVFEDGQWVVTNPEVVLVVEPTSSSSGGGSGTTSPDTGERSPLGIVVLLGISVLAVLLLKKKNCPKDE; encoded by the coding sequence ATGAAAAGAGCAATTAGTATCGTGCTGTCACTCGCGCTGATAGCAGGCATTTCGACCAGTGCTTTGGCCCAACCGACAAAATTAGAGACGGATCCTCCATCTCGTGCCTATGCAGAGGGGGAAGCCATTGTATGTGTCAATGGGGATATCAGCTCTCTCAATGCGAGAAACCGAAGCTTGGGCTTTGAAGTTACACCGCTGATGGAGATTTCAGGAGACGACACTCCTGTAGCTTACAGCAATGACATCAATGGTTCTCAGGAAGAGACTCTGGTTTTGGTGAAAGGAAATCAGGATACAGAGTCCCTGATTGAAGATTTGGAAAAACTGCCTACAGTAGAATTTGCGGAACCCAACTACTATGTAGAAATGTATGCATCTCCGGAAGATCCCTACTACGATTACCAGTGGGGCATCGAAAACAAAATGGAGACCGATAAGGCAGTGGATGCCAACATTGCAGAGGCATGGGATAAAACTTCCTCTCCTACCAGCGAAGCGCCTGTCGTGGCCGTACTGGATAGTGGTGTGGACTACAATCATCCTGATTTGAAAAATATCATGTGGGATGACGGTTTGAAGTATCCCGAGCTGACAGCTATGGGCGGCGGCACCTATGGCTTTAATGTATGCGACGGGGAAGATCTGAGGGATGATCCCATGGATACCATCGTTGGCCACGGGACCCATTGTGCCGGTGTCATTGCCGCCCAGTGGGATAATGCCGAAGGCGGTGCAGGTGTAAGTGCCGATGCCGAAATTATGGCGGTAAAATTCCTGGGTGGAGCAAATGGCAATCTTGCCGGTGCGATTGAAGGATATGCTTACATCCAGGCTGCTAAAGAATCGGGTGTCAACGTCGTTGCCATCAACAATTCCTGGGGGACTTCGGCGTATAATGGCATCCAGCTCCAGTCCATTGCCAAAGCTACGGAGGCTTTGGGTGAACTGGGAGTGGTATCCTGTTTTGCTGCAGGCAATTCCGGTACCAACAACGACCTGAACACAGGTTCTAATCTGAGAAGCCCTTATATTATCACAGTAGGCGCTTTGGAAAGCCAGGGCCACAATGCTCCTTTCTCCTGCTATGGTGAGAGAACGGTGGATGTCTTTGCCCCTGGCGCTCAGATTTTGGCTCCTACCTCTTCGGATACCAGCATATCCCCCTACAATGAGCACACTATGCCGCCTCAATATCTGCCTCAGTTGATGGATGAGGATCAGTCCTATTTCTATGAGGACTTTGAGGACGGTTCGTCTGTCGCCCTGCGTGTGCTGGATAAGGATGGTCAGGTAGTGGAAGACAACCAGACTTCGTTGACTCCCGGTTACATTGGGGGAAAAGGAACACAGATTTCTCTGGATGGCATCAATGAGGGGGAAATCTTTTATATTGAGATGACTTTCCAGAAATCTGATTTTGTCGGTTTGGATACCATTGATGAGAATACCTTGGTTCATTTTGCATTCCAGGCCAGTATGGGTTCTTCATGTCTTGAACAAACTATGCCCCTTATGTATCAAGATGCCAATGGAGAATGGCAAATTCTGAGTACAACCCAGTTGGTAAGCGGCCAATATTATCCCGCTCGTTTGAGAATGATGGACTACAATTGGAATCAATCTACTCAGGAATTAAAAGATGCCTCTTTCCTGAAAAACGAAGGAGATACCATTACACTGCGCCTTGGCGGCGAAATGAAGAACAAAGAGCCTGGTATCACCTTCCAATTGGATAATGTGGGATTCGGCAAGGAAGCCATTCCTTATTATTATGCAGACGGTACCTCGATGGCCACTCCCATGGTGTCCGGAATCGTAGCACTGCTCTCCGCACAATACGATGATGCAGCCGAGATTTGTGCCCGTGTCAAAGGCGGCGTCAACCGTGAAGACGCTATTGGACTGGAAGACATTTGTGTTTCCGGCGGTTTTGTAGATGCAGCCGCTTCTTTTGAAGACAGTCAGTTGGTGCCGGTGCTCAATACTTTGGAAATGGACGGCAATAAAGCGACTCTCTCAGGTTACTTCTTCGGAGAAGAGCAGGGGACCATACTTGTCGGTGACAAGCAGGCTGAAGTAAAATCCTGGAGCGACAACACCATTACCTTTGCTGTGCCCGAAGGTACATCGGGTCTACAAGAGGTTTTGGTAACAGCTCAGGATGGTCAATATGGCCGTAATTTCTTTGAAATTACGGATGCGACCAAAGGCTATACGGATCTGTCCACTCCCGATTTTTCCTACGGCGATATCTATGGTTATGAACTGACCTCGTCCGATATCTATCCTTTGTCTATGGCGGCAGCCGGTGGCAAAATCCTTACCCTAGGTATTATTGTAGAGACCAACCAACTGGTAATGGAAGTATACGATATCGAAAGCGATACCTGGTCCAAGGCCTCTATGCCGGATGACATCCAATTTGGGGGAGGCATAGATTATCCTCTTTATTCCATGGCCGGCGGACTGACCAAAATTTATTTAAATTATTCGACAGCAACAGGACAGCAGAAACTGGGCACTTATGATACGGCTACCGGTACATGGACTTCTGTCAACACCACTTTGGGTGGGACCGAGGCTTTAGCGGTGTATCAGGATCAACTGCTGGCTATCGGCGGCGAAGTCGTCGACGAAAACCTGGTCTTGCAGGAAACGCTCAAGAGCGTCAAGGTGCTGGATCCCTCTACCGGTGAAATCATCGGCAACCTGCCTGACATGCCGGTAGGAAGAAGCGGAGCCCGTGCATTTGCCTCAGGAGATACTTTGGTAGTGTACGGCGGTTGCGATAGTGTGATCTACAGCATGATAGGGAAAGAGACCACCGAGTACTCGAATACCATAGTGTACGATGGAACCACATGGACCAATTATGAGGAGGATCAATTTCTCAGCGACGAAAACAGTGCATTTGATTCAGAGCAAACTTTGTATTACGCCATTGGTGCAGTGGATGGCGGCATAATTGCCACCGGCCCTGTCCAGAACCTGGGTCAAGACAATATGGTGGATACTTGGAATTTCGATGCTGCTACCGGTACCTGGAGCGGCAGTCAAGACATTCTCTACAGCCAGGTCAAGACTACCCGCAATATAGGCGTCAGTTACGACGGCCGGTTCTACGCTCTAGGCATTACCGGTGACTTTAACCAGCCGCAAATTTTCCGCAGTACTGCAGTCAACTATACCGGTCCTACAAAGGATCCTTCTTCCGAGCAGGAAACCCTTACCCTTCCTGTGACCTATACCTATAAAGGAAATGTGGTGGCTCAAGAAGAAGTAACCCTTTCTGAGGGCAGCAATACGGTGACAGCAGCCGAAGATCTGGCTCAGAAGTATGGATTTACCCTCCAGGCTTCGGAAGAAAATGAAGTGACTGTTCAGGTTACCAAAGATCCTGAGACAGGAGTATTAAAGGCGGATGTGGATGCCGTCAACTTCAATGTGATTCCCACTATTGATCCTACTGAGTATTCTTTCCATGTGTCTTATGAAGACATGGATGGTAATCCGGTAGCCGGCGGCGGAGATATGTACTTTGAAGACATCGGTCCCTTTAGCAATGAAGATATCCCGCTTCCGTATGGATATCAGCAGGTTATTCCAGCGCATCCGGGAGAGGATTGGCTCTATCCTACCAGCCTCGTATTTGAGGACGGCCAATGGGTTGTAACCAATCCGGAAGTGGTTTTGGTTGTGGAACCCACTTCCTCCAGCTCCGGCGGCGGATCGGGTACTACATCCCCGGATACCGGCGAACGTTCTCCTTTGGGAATTGTGGTATTGCTGGGAATTTCTGTTTTGGCAGTCCTTTTGCTGAAAAAGAAGAACTGTCCTAAGGACGAGTAA
- the radA gene encoding DNA repair protein RadA — protein MAGKSKVIYCCSECGYEASKWYGKCPGCGQWNTMQEELSASVGSVIGSTGARPATARAVYLRDLSLQEGEKRYGTGMPELDRVLGGGLVKGSLVLLGGEPGIGKSTLLMQICKTLGENMTVLYVSGEESGHQLKLRANRLGVNADGLMILAETSLESVVEQMRAVSPDIVIVDSIQTMNCAAVTSSPGSVTQVRECTNLLMRAAKGMDIPVFLVGHVNKDGAIAGPKVLEHIVDTVLTFEGERNLSYRLLRAVKNRYGSTNEIGVFEMRDTGLCEVPNPSMMLLSGRPKNVSGTCVACVMEGSRPILAEVQGLVTPTGFGNPRRMSTGFDYNRLSLLLAVLEKRAGYFFGNQDAYINVVGGLKLDEPAADLTVALSLVSSLKDQAVDDRVIAFGEVGLAGEIRAVGHAAARISEAARLGFTRIVLPRHNLKNLECAVPEGVELLGVRTIRQAFDAVVG, from the coding sequence ATGGCAGGAAAAAGTAAAGTGATCTATTGCTGCAGTGAATGCGGATATGAGGCCTCCAAATGGTACGGTAAATGCCCGGGATGTGGCCAGTGGAATACCATGCAGGAGGAACTTTCTGCATCAGTCGGTTCGGTGATAGGTTCCACAGGAGCACGTCCGGCGACGGCACGGGCAGTTTATCTAAGGGATCTCAGCCTCCAGGAAGGGGAAAAACGATATGGAACCGGGATGCCGGAGCTGGACCGGGTGCTGGGCGGAGGCCTTGTCAAAGGATCACTGGTACTTTTGGGTGGAGAACCGGGCATTGGCAAATCTACTTTGCTCATGCAAATCTGCAAAACGCTGGGAGAGAATATGACCGTCCTTTATGTATCGGGAGAAGAGTCGGGACATCAGTTGAAGCTTCGAGCAAACCGGCTGGGGGTCAACGCCGACGGCCTGATGATCCTAGCGGAAACCAGCCTGGAATCGGTGGTGGAACAGATGCGGGCAGTCTCGCCGGACATTGTGATTGTCGACTCCATCCAGACCATGAATTGTGCGGCCGTGACGTCTTCGCCGGGCAGTGTTACCCAGGTCAGGGAATGCACCAATCTCCTGATGCGCGCTGCAAAAGGTATGGATATTCCGGTATTTTTAGTAGGACACGTCAACAAGGATGGCGCCATTGCCGGCCCTAAAGTCTTAGAACACATTGTAGACACAGTGCTGACCTTTGAAGGGGAACGAAACCTCTCGTATCGTCTGCTGCGGGCGGTTAAAAACCGGTATGGCTCCACCAATGAAATCGGCGTTTTTGAGATGCGGGATACCGGGCTTTGTGAAGTGCCGAACCCTTCGATGATGTTGTTATCCGGCCGCCCGAAGAATGTCTCTGGCACCTGTGTGGCCTGTGTGATGGAAGGCTCCCGTCCCATCCTGGCTGAAGTGCAGGGGCTCGTGACGCCCACTGGGTTTGGCAATCCAAGGAGAATGTCCACTGGGTTTGACTACAACCGTTTGTCGCTATTGCTGGCGGTACTGGAAAAACGGGCGGGATACTTTTTTGGCAATCAGGATGCTTATATCAACGTGGTAGGCGGCCTAAAATTAGACGAACCGGCTGCTGATTTGACGGTGGCCCTTTCTTTGGTATCCAGCCTCAAGGATCAAGCGGTAGACGACCGGGTAATCGCCTTTGGCGAAGTAGGTCTGGCGGGAGAGATCCGAGCGGTAGGCCATGCAGCCGCCCGGATCAGTGAAGCCGCCCGTCTGGGATTTACCCGCATTGTCTTACCCCGCCACAACTTGAAAAATCTAGAATGCGCCGTACCCGAAGGGGTGGAATTACTGGGTGTCCGGACCATCCGGCAAGCCTTCGATGCCGTGGTTGGGTGA